From one Chlamydia sp. 04-14 genomic stretch:
- a CDS encoding ATP-dependent Clp protease ATP-binding subunit — translation MDKISDAVSEALEKAFELAKSAKNPYVSENHFLKCLLENTESLFYLIIKDLHSNPKLLISAVDEALSLEPSVVEGDAMPKPSPGLQSLLLDAKHEAKDLGDEYLSGDHVLLAFWKSNKEPFASWKKTVKISLDDLKKLIINIRRGNRMDSPSAENNLRGLEKYCKNLTSLAKEGKLDPVIGRDEEIRRTVQVLSRRTKNNPMLIGEPGVGKTAIAEGLALRIVQGDIPESLKGKQLYVLDMGALIAGAKYRGEFEERLKSVLKDVESVDGESILFIDEVHTLVGAGATDGAMDAANLLKPALARGTLHCIGATTLNEYQKYIEKDAALERRFQPIFVTEPSLEDAVFILRGLREKYEIFHGVRITEGALNAAVLLSYRYIPDRFLPDKAIDLIDEAASLIRMQIGSLPLPIDEKERELAALIVKQEAIKREKAPSYQEEAEAMQQSIEQLKEELAALRLRWDEEKKLIAGLKEKKNSLENMKFSEEEAERVADYNRVAELRYSLIPALEEEIRQDEEALNQRDNRLLQEEVDERLIAQVVANWTGIPIQKMLEGEAEKLLVLEESLEERVVGQPFAIAAVSDSIRAARVGLSDPQRPLGVFLFLGPTGVGKTELAKALADLLFNKEEAMVRFDMTEYMEKHSVSKLIGSPPGYVGYEEGGSLSEALRRRPYSVVLFDEIEKADKEVFNILLQIFDEGILTDSKKRKVNCKNALFIMTSNIGSQELADYCAKKGSEVSKETVLSVVAPTLKKYFSPEFINRIDDILPFVPLNTEDIIKIVGIQMRRVAQRLLERRVTLTWDDSVILYLSEQGYDSSFGARPLKRLIQQKVVTLLSKALLKGDIKSDTSIELTMSKDVLLFKKVEG, via the coding sequence ATGGATAAGATATCGGATGCGGTAAGTGAGGCTCTAGAAAAAGCTTTTGAGCTCGCTAAATCAGCAAAAAATCCTTACGTAAGTGAAAACCACTTCCTTAAATGTCTTTTAGAGAATACGGAATCTCTGTTTTATTTGATAATTAAGGATCTTCACAGCAATCCTAAATTACTTATTTCTGCAGTAGATGAAGCGCTTTCTTTAGAACCTTCAGTTGTTGAAGGCGATGCAATGCCTAAGCCTTCACCAGGACTGCAAAGTCTGCTATTAGATGCGAAGCATGAGGCTAAAGATCTGGGAGATGAATATCTTTCTGGAGATCATGTATTATTAGCTTTTTGGAAATCCAACAAGGAGCCTTTCGCTTCTTGGAAAAAAACGGTAAAAATATCCTTAGACGATCTTAAAAAACTCATTATTAATATAAGGCGTGGCAATCGTATGGACTCTCCTAGTGCGGAAAATAATCTCCGAGGCCTAGAAAAGTATTGTAAGAACCTAACTTCATTAGCGAAAGAAGGAAAGTTGGATCCTGTGATAGGTAGGGATGAGGAAATTCGTCGTACTGTTCAAGTGTTATCGCGAAGAACTAAGAATAATCCCATGCTTATAGGTGAACCAGGAGTAGGAAAAACAGCAATTGCTGAGGGACTAGCTCTGCGTATTGTTCAGGGGGATATTCCCGAAAGCTTAAAAGGCAAACAGCTCTATGTTTTAGATATGGGAGCGTTAATTGCAGGAGCTAAATATCGCGGAGAATTCGAAGAACGATTAAAAAGCGTTCTTAAAGATGTAGAATCTGTTGATGGCGAGAGCATTTTATTTATTGATGAAGTCCATACTCTTGTAGGCGCTGGGGCTACTGATGGAGCTATGGATGCAGCAAATTTATTAAAGCCTGCTTTAGCACGTGGAACACTCCATTGCATTGGTGCTACAACTCTTAATGAGTATCAAAAGTATATTGAAAAAGATGCCGCTTTAGAAAGGCGTTTCCAACCTATTTTTGTAACAGAGCCTTCTTTGGAAGACGCGGTGTTCATTCTTCGTGGTCTTCGTGAGAAGTATGAAATTTTCCATGGCGTGCGTATTACCGAGGGAGCATTAAATGCTGCCGTTCTTCTCTCTTATAGATATATCCCAGATCGTTTTCTTCCTGATAAGGCGATTGATTTAATAGACGAAGCTGCGAGTTTAATTCGCATGCAAATTGGTAGCCTACCTTTGCCAATTGATGAGAAAGAACGTGAACTTGCAGCTTTGATTGTTAAGCAAGAAGCTATAAAGCGTGAAAAAGCTCCTTCATATCAAGAAGAAGCTGAGGCTATGCAACAGTCTATCGAGCAACTTAAAGAAGAGCTCGCAGCTTTACGATTACGTTGGGATGAAGAAAAGAAACTTATCGCAGGTCTTAAAGAAAAGAAGAATTCTTTAGAAAATATGAAATTTTCTGAAGAAGAAGCAGAACGTGTCGCAGATTACAATCGTGTTGCGGAGCTACGCTATAGCTTAATTCCTGCTCTTGAAGAAGAAATACGCCAAGATGAAGAAGCTTTAAATCAAAGAGATAATCGTTTGCTTCAAGAGGAGGTAGATGAACGTCTTATCGCTCAAGTAGTAGCAAATTGGACAGGAATTCCTATTCAAAAGATGTTAGAAGGTGAAGCTGAAAAGCTTCTCGTTTTAGAAGAGTCTTTAGAAGAGCGTGTTGTAGGTCAGCCATTCGCCATAGCAGCAGTTAGTGATTCTATACGTGCTGCGCGTGTAGGGCTTAGCGATCCGCAGCGTCCTTTAGGGGTGTTCTTATTTTTAGGACCCACAGGAGTAGGGAAAACAGAACTTGCCAAAGCTCTAGCTGATCTTTTGTTTAATAAAGAAGAAGCAATGGTACGTTTTGATATGACTGAGTATATGGAAAAACATTCCGTATCTAAATTGATAGGTTCTCCTCCAGGTTATGTGGGTTATGAAGAAGGAGGAAGTCTTTCTGAAGCTTTGCGTCGACGCCCTTATTCTGTAGTGCTTTTCGATGAAATCGAAAAGGCAGATAAGGAGGTCTTTAATATTCTCTTACAAATTTTTGATGAAGGAATTCTTACAGATAGTAAGAAGCGTAAGGTAAACTGTAAAAACGCTTTATTTATTATGACTTCAAACATAGGCTCTCAAGAACTTGCTGATTACTGTGCGAAGAAAGGCAGTGAGGTAAGTAAGGAGACCGTATTATCTGTAGTTGCTCCTACATTGAAAAAATACTTCAGTCCGGAATTCATCAACCGTATTGATGATATCCTTCCCTTTGTGCCTTTAAATACCGAAGATATTATTAAAATTGTCGGTATTCAGATGCGTAGAGTTGCACAACGTCTATTAGAAAGACGAGTAACGTTAACTTGGGATGATTCTGTGATTCTTTATTTAAGTGAGCAGGGTTATGACAGTTCGTTTGGAGCACGGCCTTTAAAACGGCTAATTCAACAAAAAGTAGTCACGCTATTATCAAAGGCTCTACTTAAAGGTGATATCAAATCTGATACTTCTATAGAGCTTACGATGTCAAAAGACGTCTTGCTATTCAAAAAAGTAGAAGGCTAG
- a CDS encoding MlaD family protein, which translates to MSKEDRKSIFFGLFLCVGILGLFSVMLFTPKSRGDGKQEIHVAFTHLSGVSKGMNVCLAGKIIGSVASVQNIMDRGISGESGELYCYELVLKIDSGVSLYKDDTFAMYSPKIIGESIVNIIPGKTRGECSRLYAQDLVYGHNIDPIEKLIQFVDKADKALGKLEAETVNLYSKISTLLDEEKDSSLVKQARLATESICKSADRFADCLDNTRIGRIDELMEDCKDITATVKDYGLLYQYNSQWKKQQRAKNKKKQSLEQQEIALENR; encoded by the coding sequence GTGTCTAAAGAAGATCGTAAATCAATATTTTTTGGATTATTTCTTTGTGTGGGGATTTTAGGTTTATTTTCTGTAATGTTATTCACTCCTAAAAGTCGTGGAGACGGCAAGCAAGAAATTCATGTGGCTTTTACTCATCTTAGCGGTGTGAGCAAGGGAATGAATGTTTGCCTTGCGGGAAAGATAATTGGTTCTGTAGCTTCTGTACAAAATATTATGGATAGGGGAATTTCCGGAGAGTCTGGAGAGCTTTATTGTTATGAATTGGTATTAAAAATAGATTCAGGAGTGTCTCTATATAAAGATGATACTTTTGCTATGTACTCTCCTAAAATCATAGGGGAATCTATTGTAAATATCATTCCTGGCAAGACAAGAGGAGAATGTAGTCGTCTTTATGCTCAGGATTTAGTTTATGGGCATAATATTGATCCTATTGAAAAGCTGATACAATTTGTTGATAAGGCAGATAAAGCGTTAGGGAAACTAGAAGCTGAAACTGTGAATCTCTATTCTAAAATATCAACGCTGCTTGATGAAGAAAAAGATTCTTCATTAGTGAAACAGGCGCGCTTAGCAACAGAATCTATATGTAAAAGCGCGGACAGATTTGCCGATTGTTTAGACAACACACGTATTGGACGGATCGATGAATTGATGGAAGATTGTAAGGATATTACCGCTACTGTTAAAGATTACGGATTATTATATCAGTACAATTCGCAATGGAAAAAACAACAAAGAGCAAAAAATAAGAAAAAACAGAGTCTTGAGCAGCAGGAAATCGCCTTGGAAAATAGGTAG
- a CDS encoding MlaE family ABC transporter permease has translation MEAKKRSRVFRILCLFPLELGRWMGFTCAVIKSFSWKKSLFRSASIQGYDIGVASLPVVMLTGAVTGIVLALQSYYQLGIHGLSCAIGFFVVKSILVEIGPVLTALALSGRVGGAIAAFLGTMRMTEQVSAMETLGVNPLAYFALPRIIAGIIAMPALVIAAVWSGIFCGYLLCRYAFQLPAQVYLHMVSGNVFVSDIVMVIVKSLVFGFIITSLACYQGLGKHCRITNVAKVTTAGVVTSYISILFANCVITSFFHVLGC, from the coding sequence ATGGAGGCAAAAAAACGTTCTCGTGTTTTCCGTATACTCTGTTTATTCCCTTTGGAATTAGGCAGATGGATGGGTTTTACCTGTGCGGTAATAAAAAGTTTTTCATGGAAGAAAAGCTTATTTCGATCTGCGAGTATACAGGGATATGATATCGGCGTTGCCTCTTTACCTGTAGTTATGCTTACAGGAGCTGTTACAGGAATCGTTTTAGCTCTACAATCCTATTATCAACTAGGTATTCATGGCTTATCCTGCGCTATAGGATTTTTCGTTGTGAAAAGTATTCTAGTAGAAATAGGCCCTGTACTTACTGCTCTTGCCCTCTCTGGAAGAGTAGGAGGAGCAATTGCTGCATTCTTAGGAACTATGCGCATGACTGAACAAGTTAGTGCTATGGAAACTTTAGGGGTTAATCCTTTAGCCTATTTTGCACTACCAAGAATTATTGCAGGGATTATTGCTATGCCTGCTTTGGTAATTGCTGCGGTATGGTCAGGAATTTTTTGTGGATATTTGCTATGTCGTTATGCCTTCCAACTTCCTGCTCAGGTCTATTTGCATATGGTATCAGGAAATGTATTTGTATCCGATATTGTGATGGTGATTGTTAAATCTCTAGTATTCGGATTTATTATCACGTCTTTAGCCTGTTATCAGGGATTAGGGAAACATTGTCGCATTACAAATGTGGCGAAGGTAACCACAGCAGGAGTTGTTACTTCGTATATCTCTATCTTATTTGCTAATTGTGTGATTACATCATTCTTTCATGTTCTAGGTTGCTAG
- a CDS encoding ABC transporter ATP-binding protein gives MVEPWISVDRIYKSYCNTEGQGHTVLHGISLQVFPDELLVILGKSGTGKSVLLRHIMGLEIPDSGEVRYAKELTHKGRLKDLTIGMVFQGGALFDFLSVRENVAFGLHAYNERHKVFSKGEINAKVDQALANVGLSYAAEFMPNKLSGGMVKRVALARSLIYSPKLVLYDEPTAGLDPMTSREMTHLIFRLRREQGIGGIVITHDITLALTLADRIAIHHEGTIPHIYTKEEFIETNDVLARQFLAGQ, from the coding sequence ATGGTAGAGCCCTGGATTTCTGTAGATCGTATTTATAAAAGTTATTGTAATACCGAAGGTCAAGGTCATACGGTATTGCATGGGATTTCCTTGCAGGTATTTCCAGATGAGCTTTTAGTGATTTTAGGTAAATCTGGGACAGGGAAAAGTGTCCTCCTCCGTCATATTATGGGATTAGAGATTCCTGATTCTGGAGAGGTGCGTTATGCTAAGGAACTTACCCATAAAGGACGTTTAAAAGATCTCACCATTGGTATGGTGTTTCAGGGTGGCGCCCTTTTTGATTTTCTTTCTGTTAGAGAAAATGTTGCTTTTGGTCTTCATGCGTATAATGAACGCCATAAGGTATTTTCTAAAGGTGAGATAAACGCTAAAGTAGATCAAGCTTTAGCGAACGTAGGATTAAGTTATGCCGCAGAGTTTATGCCAAATAAGTTGTCGGGTGGCATGGTTAAGCGTGTCGCTTTGGCACGCTCTTTGATTTATTCTCCTAAACTTGTTCTTTATGACGAGCCTACAGCGGGATTAGATCCCATGACAAGTCGGGAAATGACTCATCTGATTTTCCGTTTGCGTAGGGAACAGGGAATCGGAGGAATTGTTATTACCCACGATATTACATTAGCATTAACTCTTGCAGATCGTATTGCTATTCATCATGAAGGAACAATTCCCCATATCTATACAAAGGAAGAATTTATAGAGACAAACGATGTATTGGCAAGGCAATTTCTTGCCGGTCAATAA
- a CDS encoding aspartate aminotransferase family protein, whose translation MPVIDETIMTYADACRYFPGGVNSPIRACIPVGIIPPIVSSASRDIFIDSFGKNFIDFCGSWGSLIHGHSHPKILDAICTAASQGTSYGLTSENEISLAATLFSCLKLQDHKLRFVSSGTEATMTSVRLACGATKRSVIIKFLGCYHGHADILLKGISIDESNLLEVSLIVDKYFSSNPCLPITLILPYNDVKVFEEVMRQIGERVACVIFEPIAINMGVILPESGWIESIITTCRCYSALSIMDEVVTGFRMGIRGMRSIIDAVPDITVYGKILGGGMPVAALLAHESIMDHLMPLGTVFQAGTLSGNPIAMAAGQASVELCQEIDFYPKLRNLAEDFLSPIEDAIRSKGFPVALVKAGSMFSLFFRETPPKNLYDVQQCDQKAFGIFYRHAFSQGVYLSPASMEASFISAVHSKENLAYTQNVLIDSLVKTFESI comes from the coding sequence ATGCCGGTTATTGATGAAACAATAATGACATACGCTGATGCTTGTCGCTATTTTCCTGGAGGAGTAAATTCTCCAATACGCGCATGCATTCCTGTAGGAATTATTCCTCCCATTGTCTCTAGTGCTTCTAGAGATATTTTTATAGATAGTTTCGGAAAAAATTTTATTGATTTTTGTGGATCTTGGGGATCGTTAATCCATGGTCATAGCCATCCAAAAATTTTAGATGCTATTTGTACTGCAGCATCTCAAGGCACCTCCTATGGCCTCACTTCGGAAAATGAAATTTCTCTAGCAGCCACTTTATTTTCTTGTTTGAAATTACAAGATCACAAACTACGTTTTGTTTCTTCAGGGACGGAAGCCACAATGACTTCTGTACGTCTTGCTTGTGGAGCAACTAAGCGCTCAGTGATTATTAAATTTTTAGGATGTTACCACGGACATGCTGATATTTTGTTAAAAGGAATTTCTATAGACGAGAGTAACCTTTTGGAAGTTTCTCTTATCGTAGATAAATATTTTTCTTCGAATCCTTGTCTCCCTATTACGTTAATTTTACCCTACAATGATGTTAAGGTTTTTGAGGAAGTAATGCGGCAGATAGGAGAGCGTGTTGCTTGCGTGATCTTCGAACCTATAGCAATCAATATGGGGGTTATCCTTCCTGAATCTGGATGGATTGAGAGTATTATAACTACATGCCGATGTTATTCAGCTTTATCGATTATGGATGAGGTTGTTACAGGATTTCGTATGGGAATTCGAGGTATGCGTTCTATCATTGATGCCGTTCCTGATATTACTGTGTATGGTAAGATTTTAGGGGGAGGTATGCCCGTCGCTGCACTTTTAGCTCATGAAAGTATTATGGATCATTTGATGCCTCTGGGGACAGTATTTCAAGCAGGAACTTTATCAGGAAATCCTATTGCTATGGCCGCAGGACAAGCCTCAGTAGAGCTTTGCCAGGAGATAGATTTTTATCCTAAGTTAAGAAATCTCGCAGAAGATTTTTTGTCTCCTATAGAAGATGCAATCCGTTCTAAAGGATTCCCAGTAGCATTGGTAAAAGCGGGTTCTATGTTCTCATTATTCTTTAGAGAAACACCTCCGAAGAATCTCTATGATGTGCAGCAATGTGATCAGAAAGCTTTTGGTATATTTTATCGGCATGCGTTTTCTCAGGGAGTGTATTTGTCTCCTGCTTCTATGGAAGCGAGTTTCATTTCTGCTGTACATAGTAAAGAAAATCTAGCCTATACGCAAAATGTGCTTATTGATAGTTTAGTGAAAACATTTGAAAGCATTTAA
- a CDS encoding YqgE/AlgH family protein — MAKIPYAILEKGSLLLASPDTDQGVFARSVILLCEHSLNGSFGLILNKTLGLEISDDIFTFDKVSNNNIRFCMGGPLQANQMMLLHSCSEIPEQTLEICPSVYLGGDLSFLQEIATSDTGPTINLCFGYSGWQAGQLEREFLDGNWFLAPASYEYVFSDNPENLWSMILKDLGGKYASLSTVPENLLLN, encoded by the coding sequence ATGGCAAAAATTCCCTATGCTATTTTAGAGAAAGGCTCATTGTTATTGGCTTCTCCTGATACAGATCAGGGAGTCTTTGCTCGCAGTGTAATTTTATTATGCGAGCATAGTCTTAATGGTTCATTCGGGCTAATTTTAAATAAGACACTAGGTCTAGAGATATCTGATGATATTTTTACTTTTGATAAGGTGTCTAATAACAATATCCGTTTTTGTATGGGGGGTCCTCTACAGGCGAATCAAATGATGCTTTTGCATTCCTGTTCTGAAATTCCTGAGCAAACATTAGAAATCTGTCCTTCTGTATATTTAGGGGGAGATCTATCTTTTTTACAAGAGATCGCTACTAGTGATACGGGACCTACGATCAACTTATGTTTTGGTTATAGTGGTTGGCAAGCAGGGCAATTAGAAAGGGAGTTTTTAGATGGAAATTGGTTTTTAGCTCCTGCAAGTTATGAGTATGTATTTTCTGATAATCCTGAAAATCTCTGGTCTATGATTCTTAAAGATTTGGGAGGGAAATATGCATCGCTATCAACAGTTCCTGAAAATCTTCTTCTGAATTAG